The genomic DNA ATCGATCATAAAACCGACGATTTGCGTCGGAGCACCAAGCTCCACCAGGCACCAATCGTGACCGGGCGTACGTTTGCGTCGCGtttcccatccatccatccacttGCCGAAGGAAGTGTACTCGTCCGGCCGAAACACTGGGTCCGCATCCTTAAGCATCCATTCGGCCGGAGCGAACCAATCGTCCGTTGCGAACAGAATAGAGCCATTGCTCtgcaaaacaagaacaaaaaggatAACGTAATTGACAAACTAACGGAAACCCCGTATTTCTTACTCCAATTGATGCCACTTCACTCAGCTCGCTAAATGCCGGATGCAGCTGCCGCTCCAGTGACGGTGTATGGGTGCTCTGGGCGGCTTCCATTTTCCCGATCCCGATGCTTTGAACAACGTAACCGTGTTTTGTATTATTTCCACCTTAAAACAGTCTCTCGATCGACAAAACCGCGCCACAGCACCGTTAATCTTCCCATGTGGAACAACACGGACAACGTACGATAGCGGGCcgtttaaatataaaaattacaaaataatCAAACCCGCCGCACAATCTCCCAGCAACAACACGCTCTATCGCTCTTGTGGCGCGCATGTGAAAAGCGCATCACCATTGTCTATCTACGTTCTTGGCGTAGGAATTAAAATGTGCTcaaacacaggcacacactcATTACCTGCTGGGCAGATAAGGCAGAGTATTACGTTGCTATTTCGTATTCATCGCAGTacagtaaataataaaacatccATATTTCAGAACACAATGAAGCAGCAAGGTCCATTCATCCAGTGTAGTGAGATGCTTCCGCAGGCTGCTCTAGGTCTCCGGTGGGGTTCTGAACGGACACACCGGGCAGGCAGCAAAACCTCCAAATGATAAGCGCTGTagttttcaaaaacaaaacaagattAGTCGTAAATAGTTTACTAATTTTGTGTCGTTGAGTCGTGTTGTTTACAGTTGCTATGTCTCAGTTAACTACGATCATAAATCAAACGAGTCGAATTTGACTTATTCTCAGCTACAGGCTGCTCCGacggaaaaaaacaatataatAAAGCTATCGTAAAGATATTTCAAATCCGGTAGCTAAAAGAACACGTCGCACTCTGCCGGAAGGGACGATTTTTTCCGACACGATGTTCTATGTTCTCAATATTATGCTCCGTTCGCTGCACGGGGTTGTCTCTTCACTGTATGTTGTGGTTTAtttcattgtttttatttcatttgatttttgttgtttcttgtttgcttcttcGCTTATGCGCTGCGCTGCTTCGTTTCTTCGTGCATTTCATAAACCTTATTCAAACCGCCTGTTCCGGCCCGTCTTTCATCCACCTTTCCTCTGCTGTGCTATTATAACGCCTTTGCCAAGCATTTCTGTAATTGTGTTCGACAACCTCTCTCGCGTTCGCTACCCATATTTGTGTCTTCTTTGTTCCTCCTCGGTCCACACCACAGCATCTCCTCCattagttttgtttgtctAGTCTTTTGCGATCGTGCAAGACGAAGTAAACACGAGTATCACATGCCtcccacatcatcatcatttacAAGCAATTCTTGTCCCCGCACTTTCCACTTCCAATCAATAAACCAATCGTTCGTGCATGGTCGTCGTCTGTCTGCTTGCTGTTTGTCTTTTCATCCCAGATTTTTCAATGCCGCCCCGCACTACACCACGCTGGCAGCGAAAATTTTTTCAAATGCTTCTgggcgaacaaaacaaaacataaactaacgaaataaaaaaaaaacatgtcgGGACAaaggcagcaacaacatcgtaAGTGGGATAAAAGATAAACTTAATGTAAAGaaatataataatataaaaaaccTATCGCAAAggaattgtttttaaaaaacgGCTGCACTTAACCACGTACGTACGTATGTTTGCACGGGGGATGGTGCATCATGGATGtgttctgcacacacacacacacgcacccccTCCGTGATTGCCTGATatcatgtgtgagtgtgttgcgGGGGTCCTGCTAACACGTCACGTCAAACTTCCAtgagacacgcacacacgattGACAAAATCGCTCGTGGTGTTACACATTCTGCCAACATCACACACACTGCATCGCCCCTCTCGAAGCTATTCCAATCGTCTGTGGCTATGTTCTAGCACACAGGTATGCGTCCTTCTcctgtttttaattttatcctTTCTTCGCTCTAGCGCTTTAGTTTTGAATGCATCGTACGCGTAAGTGCGGTGAGTGGTTTTTCGATTCACTGTGTGTCTTTATCCAACACCATCTCTTCTAAAGCTTCAGCCTTTTTTGCCCTCTTAAATGCAAAACATAATAAACGATTAAaaggtgtgtctgtgtgaatGGGGGAGTTCGCTAAATCGCTTCTCGTGGCATGCAACAAAGCACACAGGGGCAGCGGCAACTGATCGAATACAGCGTGGTTGACGTATTTGCGAATACGGGGGCAATCGATGTAAACCAACCGCAGGCATTTAAATCCTGATGATCTACATGAGAGCAACTCATTTATGATATCTTTTCAAGCAACCATTCCACATGTTGTTTTGTATCcaaaattatttgaatttcacaaaaaaaaacttgtttttaGGCTAGATTGTATGCCTAAGAGCTTGGTAATGATACACTACGCATCGCGCACTGCATACACTTCGTGGAAATCTGCATGTGAATCCTGCTCAGATCAGCGAAATTCGGTCCACGGCTAAACCCGATCTCCGAAAAGTCAACAAGCTCGGTGTGTGCTCCAATTCGTTAAGTGACCGGTAAGGACATATAGACCGCCAAACATAGAGGTGCGCAAGGAGATCCATCGTAGTGTGCATTTTTTCTGGATCGCAGCAGTTTCTTTAGCTCATATTACGCTCGATTCCTCGGAACAAAGAGCTTGCGGTGTTCGGTGCTTAGATTGTTCTTCGACGGTACAATCGTTCCGATGTAGCTCCCTGTTCAACCGATGCTGTAGTCCTCCCAAGCCAAGGAAATTTACGTCAATTACTTCTGTTCACATATCGCAAATAACTAACTCATACACGCTGCCTTCTATCAATTTCCACACCCTCTCATACATCATCGCCAGTCAAAacgtaacaacaacaaaaaaaatggctaaTATGCTGTCCTGTAATCTCAATGCTTGTTTGCTTGCCCTCAGGAAGGATGCACAATTGGAATAGACGACCCGCTCCTGGTGGGCAAATGAGTGTTTGTGACAAGTTTTTCACATACGCACGCTCactttttttatctttttacaATCATGTTTcattttgaaaatgaaaatgagcaAAAACTGAAAGCAACTAAGGGTAATTGAATTCCGATTTCACACGCCGTTCAAAACCTTTACGTTTCAACCGCTGCCGATTGTTTGCAGTTTTCTTTAACCATTATTGAGCTGCGAAGTACGATAGTTTCTCTTAGCCTTCCTTAATTAACCTTTTGATGCGTTGATTTCAGTTTGTCCGAGATGTGTCCCCCCGGGGGGGGGCGTCTGTTACGCGCGTTCTGAGAAACACAATTTGCTGTGTGATTCATTTATATGTATAATTATGCCCGTAtcttttatgtgtgtttttgtttttcgtttttgctttgtaaTACCTCCCCCCATTGATAACGATAGCTTTTCGTGATAATCGATGATAGGCAACAGTACAGTTTGACAGGTTGAAAATGCCTCAAAATGCCTGAAGGAATCAAAACTTAGGACTGATTTTGACTATATGATCGTGCTTTCATCCTCCCCAAGTGATTGCGTTTGGCTTCCCTCGTTTCCtcgcattttttgttttgttttgttgatacTCTCCTTTCTTTTCACTATGTGCAAAGCTTTTCCAGATGCTTATCATCGTggcgcacgcacgcacgcacacttaGGGGGGTGGGGGCTTATCGTTCTTTTTACAcgtttatgctttttttttcatctccaTTTCCGTCTCTAGAAACATTCAATcccccagaaaaaaaaaaaacatcgcccTAACTGGTTTATTTCACTAGAATCTAGAATTAACGATGTACTTCCTTTATCATGCTCACTCTTATCATTCCAAGCACGCagtgcttcttcttctatctGATCTTGCTGCGCAAACACTTCACCGCACTCACACAATCTCACGCACTCTCGCCATTCACCTTTGCCCAATCACACACATTCATTGTACCCGCACTCGAAAACATATGCATGGCGTTTCAGTAGTTATTGTTCCTCTGTTTGTATATAGTGCCGCGCCGTGCCGCTGAAGCCAACACTCCTGGGGATACTATTGTTCTGGCTTGGGAAGGGCAGATAACGATCGGGGATTGCTCTTGCTTTATGCTTGTTTCCTGGGACTACTAGTACTAGGCCACGGATGTAGGGACGACGCGTGAAGAGAGAAAGTGCCGTATGgcaaatgaagaaaacaaaatgaatgAACCATGCTAAACAAAATCGAAAATTTTACCGTACTGAGCATATGGCTGACGAGCATGACGGGATAAAGATCCAGGACCTGATCGGTCAAGGAGACCAAAAGACACATTTCGATGATCTTTTCGTGCAAAAATGTAAACTGTGTAAAGCCGATTCTCGCACCTTTTGTCAATAGCATGTAGCGCGCAAGTTAAAGCAAATCGGGGATCACTCGCATACATCGTCTATCCTAGCTATAACGTTGTGGCCACACTTAttatacacacatacattctgtctctctctcctggGAAAGATTCAACCCCATCGCCAGCTACAAGGGTATGGCTTTTCTACTATTTCAGTAAACCTTATTCGTCATACCGAAACACCCGGCCATAGGGTTATTTCTTCCAGCCAATTGATTGTTTCACTTACTACTGTTCAGCTCTGTTCTAAGCATgtctctgtttctctctcgctcgctcgctccacAAACGCGTACATTATTGACTGTTCCGAAAATGATCGTGATTTTCACTCACGCACGGTTTGCCGCTTTACACAGTATTATGCCAGGCTATGTTGCGCGTCTTGCTACTCGCGACGACGCTACCCTTCCTCCGTTCTGCCCCCGTCTTCTCTTCCTGCCCAGGAAACTCAGCtcagtaataataataattataatcatcatcattacaaTTAGAATAATGTATAATTATCCTcgctactactattactattggCTAAAACTTATCCTGaaatatgaataaattattggTTGCGGCCACGGCGATGATGTTTTCGAGCGGGTGCCAAGCAGTGTGCAGGATCCGCTTGTTGAAGGCCAAACAGTCAACGCTGATCTCATCCTTTTTCCGCTTGCCGCCGGTGCACACTTTGCGCGGTTTCAACACCGTCTTCGGTTTGATGATGTCGCGCGACGCTTCCAGCGTGACGTCCTTGTTCGTGTTGCGATCAAAGATGCGGAAGAAGTTGTTGTAACTGCCGGTCATAATTGCCGAATCGTTGCCGTTCCAGCAACACTCGAACTTGTCGAAGATACAATCATTCTCGTACAGCGAGCACAGCTTCGTACGGAGGTATTCATGAACCtgggcaagaaaaaaaaaagaagaagacagCGTATTAAACGCCGGATGTCCTGCCGGAACTGGTAACACTCCTTCATCCCACTTACCGGATACGTTTCGATAGGTCTCGTTTCCATGTGCAAATCCCACACCTTAATACTCAGATAGTCCCGCGAGATCATGTAGCGGCCGGAGTTGCTCAGCTTCACATCGCTAATCGAACTGATTATTTCGCGGAaaaagcttttgtttgttatatCCACATCCTCCGGCTCCTCGAACAGCTTCGCGTGCCGGTCGCATAGCGCCGAGGAGCGCATATCACATAACCTAATTGTACCCTTGCTGCTCGAGTACACGAACACGTTGCACTCGGTCGGATGGAACTCGGCCGCGGTGATCACCTCCGTCAACTCCTCCATGTTGGCCGGCTTGATGTCGACGATGTTGAAGCTCTGGTCCGTAATTTCTAGATGCCACAGGTTGATCCGCAGATCATCCGCCGACAGGTACGTTTCCTGGTCAGAGTTCACCGAGATCGAATTGATGTGGTAGGTGTGTGCGTTCGCGAAGATGCGGCGCGGGGACGCTTCCACCATCAGATCCATCGGTTTGATCGACGGTACGCGCAGTGCATTGATCGAGGCCGGATCGCGAATGCTCCCATTGTCCTCCCGCGTGTTGTACCCCTCGACGCGCTTGTCGCGCTCGGACACCTTCCACAGCTTGATCGTTTTGTCGTTGGTCGAGAGCAGAAAGTGGGACTGATTCTTTCGCTTCAGCCATCTGATTTTGttaatcttctcctcgatcTCAAGCGACTTCAGGTAATCAAACTCTGGTTCGTGCGATTGAAAGG from Anopheles stephensi strain Indian chromosome 2, UCI_ANSTEP_V1.0, whole genome shotgun sequence includes the following:
- the LOC118503289 gene encoding protein phosphatase PP2A 55 kDa regulatory subunit isoform X2; protein product: MPPPIPPRPVIRQSSFTKIGYMINTAVNGTKKQFSSGSSSNSSSSNSGNGETSWCFSQIKGALDDDVTEADIISCVEFNHDGELLATGDKGGRVVIFQRDPSSKASTPRRGEYNVYSTFQSHEPEFDYLKSLEIEEKINKIRWLKRKNQSHFLLSTNDKTIKLWKVSERDKRVEGYNTREDNGSIRDPASINALRVPSIKPMDLMVEASPRRIFANAHTYHINSISVNSDQETYLSADDLRINLWHLEITDQSFNIVDIKPANMEELTEVITAAEFHPTECNVFVYSSSKGTIRLCDMRSSALCDRHAKLFEEPEDVDITNKSFFREIISSISDVKLSNSGRYMISRDYLSIKVWDLHMETRPIETYPVHEYLRTKLCSLYENDCIFDKFECCWNGNDSAIMTGSYNNFFRIFDRNTNKDVTLEASRDIIKPKTVLKPRKVCTGGKRKKDEISVDCLAFNKRILHTAWHPLENIIAVAATNNLFIFQDKF
- the LOC118503289 gene encoding protein phosphatase PP2A 55 kDa regulatory subunit isoform X1, giving the protein MKSKVQTSFRQNASSIGRWGRSTTNPVTIPGSTASGTAEGYSYTLTGSPSPPHSPPINMPPPIPPRPVIRQSSFTKIGYMINTAVNGTKKQFSSGSSSNSSSSNSGNGETSWCFSQIKGALDDDVTEADIISCVEFNHDGELLATGDKGGRVVIFQRDPSSKASTPRRGEYNVYSTFQSHEPEFDYLKSLEIEEKINKIRWLKRKNQSHFLLSTNDKTIKLWKVSERDKRVEGYNTREDNGSIRDPASINALRVPSIKPMDLMVEASPRRIFANAHTYHINSISVNSDQETYLSADDLRINLWHLEITDQSFNIVDIKPANMEELTEVITAAEFHPTECNVFVYSSSKGTIRLCDMRSSALCDRHAKLFEEPEDVDITNKSFFREIISSISDVKLSNSGRYMISRDYLSIKVWDLHMETRPIETYPVHEYLRTKLCSLYENDCIFDKFECCWNGNDSAIMTGSYNNFFRIFDRNTNKDVTLEASRDIIKPKTVLKPRKVCTGGKRKKDEISVDCLAFNKRILHTAWHPLENIIAVAATNNLFIFQDKF
- the LOC118503289 gene encoding protein phosphatase PP2A 55 kDa regulatory subunit isoform X3, with product MAGNGETSWCFSQIKGALDDDVTEADIISCVEFNHDGELLATGDKGGRVVIFQRDPSSKASTPRRGEYNVYSTFQSHEPEFDYLKSLEIEEKINKIRWLKRKNQSHFLLSTNDKTIKLWKVSERDKRVEGYNTREDNGSIRDPASINALRVPSIKPMDLMVEASPRRIFANAHTYHINSISVNSDQETYLSADDLRINLWHLEITDQSFNIVDIKPANMEELTEVITAAEFHPTECNVFVYSSSKGTIRLCDMRSSALCDRHAKLFEEPEDVDITNKSFFREIISSISDVKLSNSGRYMISRDYLSIKVWDLHMETRPIETYPVHEYLRTKLCSLYENDCIFDKFECCWNGNDSAIMTGSYNNFFRIFDRNTNKDVTLEASRDIIKPKTVLKPRKVCTGGKRKKDEISVDCLAFNKRILHTAWHPLENIIAVAATNNLFIFQDKF